The following proteins come from a genomic window of Paucimonas lemoignei:
- the gidB gene encoding 16S rRNA methyltransferase GidB, protein MSSMVTPQHANELSKGAQELGVVLSQAQHAQLLAYLALLIKWNKAYNLTAVRDPDEMVSRHLLDSLSVVPFIEGERWLDVGSGGGMPGIPLAILFPEMKITVLDSNGKKTRFLTQVKLELKLDNLEVIHSRAEAFHPELPFTGIVSRAFSSLEDFTGWTRHMGDTNTRWLAMKGLHPTDELVALPADFKLDSAQALTVPGCQGQRHLLILRRTA, encoded by the coding sequence TTGAGTTCTATGGTCACCCCGCAACACGCAAACGAGTTATCCAAAGGCGCCCAGGAGCTGGGCGTCGTTCTCAGCCAGGCGCAGCATGCTCAATTGCTGGCTTACCTGGCGCTGCTGATCAAGTGGAACAAGGCCTACAACCTGACCGCCGTGCGCGATCCGGATGAAATGGTGTCACGTCATCTGCTCGATAGCCTGAGTGTCGTCCCCTTCATCGAAGGCGAACGTTGGCTGGACGTCGGCAGTGGCGGCGGCATGCCGGGTATTCCACTGGCGATCCTGTTCCCGGAGATGAAAATCACCGTGCTGGACAGCAACGGCAAGAAAACCCGGTTTCTGACCCAGGTCAAACTGGAGCTCAAGCTGGATAACCTCGAAGTTATCCACAGCCGCGCTGAAGCCTTTCATCCGGAGCTGCCGTTCACCGGGATTGTTTCCCGTGCGTTCAGCAGCCTTGAAGACTTTACTGGGTGGACGCGCCACATGGGCGACACCAATACGCGATGGTTGGCCATGAAAGGCCTGCATCCGACCGATGAGCTGGTAGCATTACCTGCAGATTTCAAGCTCGACAGCGCACAAGCCTTGACCGTTCCGGGTTGCCAAGGCCAACGCCATCTGCTGATACTGCGCCGCACGGCATGA